In Vibrio bathopelagicus, the following are encoded in one genomic region:
- the ispA gene encoding (2E,6E)-farnesyl diphosphate synthase: MIETLLSYQARNNEQLNLWLDRLPHQNQNLINAMRYGLLLGGKRARPFLVYITGEMLGCTAEELDTPASAIECIHAYSLIHDDLPAMDDDELRRGHQTCHIKYDEATAILTGDALQTLAFTILAEGTLSADGESNRVRMIQRLAEASGAQGMCIGQALDIEAENRSVTLEELEEVHRNKTGALMKSAIRLGALAAGEKALEVMPQLDKYADAIGLAFQVQDDILDITSDTETLGKPQGSDQDLNKSTYPSLLGLEGAQEKAQTLLQEALQALAAIPYNTQLLEEFARYVIERKN; encoded by the coding sequence ATGATCGAGACGTTATTGTCTTATCAAGCACGTAATAACGAGCAACTGAACCTTTGGCTTGACCGCCTGCCACACCAAAATCAGAACCTAATCAATGCGATGCGTTATGGGTTACTTTTAGGTGGTAAACGCGCACGTCCATTTCTTGTCTACATTACAGGGGAAATGCTCGGTTGCACCGCTGAAGAACTCGACACTCCAGCTTCAGCAATCGAATGTATTCATGCCTATTCTCTGATTCACGACGATCTTCCAGCAATGGATGACGACGAACTGCGTCGTGGCCATCAGACTTGTCACATCAAATACGATGAAGCAACGGCAATTTTAACTGGCGATGCACTACAAACTCTCGCGTTTACTATACTTGCGGAAGGCACATTAAGTGCTGACGGGGAAAGCAATCGCGTTCGAATGATTCAACGCCTAGCAGAAGCCTCTGGTGCACAAGGTATGTGTATTGGACAAGCGCTTGATATTGAAGCTGAAAACCGCTCTGTCACGCTAGAAGAATTAGAAGAAGTTCACCGTAATAAGACTGGCGCTCTAATGAAGAGTGCGATTCGTTTGGGTGCACTTGCTGCTGGTGAAAAAGCGTTGGAAGTAATGCCTCAATTAGACAAGTACGCCGATGCAATTGGGTTAGCCTTCCAAGTCCAAGATGATATTTTAGATATCACTAGCGACACCGAAACTTTGGGCAAACCACAGGGCTCTGACCAAGATTTGAACAAAAGCACCTACCCTTCTTTGTTAGGTTTAGAGGGCGCTCAAGAAAAAGCGCAAACTCTACTACAGGAAGCGCTTCAAGCTTTGGCTGCAATCCCATACAATACCCAGTTACTCGAAGAGTTCGCCCGATACGTCATCGAGCGCAAGAACTAA
- the nusB gene encoding transcription antitermination factor NusB, protein MGASVKPAARRNARQFALQAIYSWQITKENIATVEEQFLSGGKYDEEEHHAAEPALAMPETDVAYFRDLLTGVALSHMELDSKLRPFVSRPMQDLDLMELALLRLAMYEMTRREDVPYKVVINEAIELAKVFAAEDSHKFVNGVLDKAAPHVRKK, encoded by the coding sequence ATGGGGGCCAGTGTGAAACCAGCCGCACGTCGTAACGCACGTCAATTTGCTCTACAAGCAATTTATTCTTGGCAAATTACTAAAGAAAATATTGCTACCGTTGAAGAACAGTTCTTATCTGGTGGTAAGTATGATGAAGAAGAGCATCATGCCGCAGAACCTGCTCTAGCTATGCCAGAAACAGACGTTGCATACTTCCGCGACCTACTAACTGGTGTTGCTCTTAGCCACATGGAACTTGATAGCAAGCTTCGTCCATTCGTATCTCGCCCTATGCAAGATCTGGATTTGATGGAACTAGCGCTTCTACGTTTAGCTATGTACGAGATGACTCGTCGCGAAGATGTACCATACAAAGTGGTTATCAACGAAGCTATTGAGCTTGCGAAAGTATTCGCAGCAGAAGACAGCCATAAGTTTGTTAACGGTGTGCTTGATAAAGCTGCACCGCACGTTCGTAAGAAATAA
- the dxs gene encoding 1-deoxy-D-xylulose-5-phosphate synthase, producing the protein MTLDISKYPTLALADKPEDLRLLPKETLTQLCDELRTYLLNSVSQSSGHLASGLGTVELTVALHYVYNTPFDQLVWDVGHQAYPHKILTGRRDRLSTIRQKDGLHPFPWRQESEYDTLSVGHSSTSISAGLGMAISAKKEGKNRKVVSVIGDGAITAGMAFEAMNHAGDIHNDMLVILNDNEMSISENVGALNNHLAQVLSGSLYTSIREGGKKVLSGVPPIKELVRRTEEHLKGMVVPGTMFEELGFNYIGPVDGHDVNELIKTLKNMRDLKGPQFLHIMTKKGKGYEPAEKDPIGYHGVPKFDPAHSSLPKSTSSKPTFSKIFGDFLCDMAAQDPKLMAITPAMREGSGMVRFSKEYPEQYFDVAIAEQHAVTLATGMAIAGDKPIVAIYSTFLQRGYDQLIHDVAIMDLPVMFAIDRAGLVGADGQTHQGAFDLSFMRCIPNMVIMAPSDENECRQMLYTGHQHTGPSAVRYPRGNGMGTEIQSEFTALEIGKGRIVRESKKAKDGSKVAILSFGTFLESALQTADAIDATVADMRFVKPLDKALIKQLAADHDVLVTIEENAIAGGAGAGVIEFLMQEKLLMPVLNLGLPDKFIAQGTQDELHEELGLDAKGIEQSIAAYLAK; encoded by the coding sequence ATGACTCTTGATATATCAAAGTACCCAACTCTTGCTTTGGCTGATAAGCCAGAGGATTTGCGTCTACTTCCAAAAGAGACGCTTACACAGCTTTGTGATGAATTACGCACCTATCTTCTTAACTCAGTGAGCCAGTCAAGTGGTCACTTAGCGTCAGGCTTAGGTACGGTAGAGCTAACAGTAGCTCTGCACTATGTGTACAACACACCTTTTGACCAGTTGGTTTGGGATGTTGGCCATCAAGCATACCCGCACAAAATTCTAACGGGTCGCCGCGACCGCTTGTCGACTATCCGTCAAAAAGATGGACTGCATCCATTTCCATGGCGTCAAGAAAGTGAGTACGACACTCTTTCTGTTGGTCACTCTTCAACATCGATCAGTGCCGGACTCGGTATGGCGATCAGTGCGAAGAAAGAAGGCAAGAATCGTAAAGTCGTAAGTGTTATTGGCGATGGTGCGATTACCGCAGGTATGGCCTTCGAAGCCATGAACCACGCGGGCGATATTCACAATGACATGCTGGTTATCCTTAACGATAACGAGATGTCGATATCTGAAAACGTAGGTGCTCTAAACAACCATCTAGCTCAAGTTCTTTCTGGCAGTCTTTACACGTCAATTCGTGAGGGCGGCAAGAAAGTGCTATCGGGCGTTCCGCCGATTAAAGAGCTCGTTCGTCGTACAGAAGAACATCTAAAAGGCATGGTTGTCCCTGGCACCATGTTTGAAGAGTTAGGCTTTAACTACATCGGTCCAGTTGACGGTCACGATGTTAATGAGCTGATTAAAACGCTGAAGAACATGAGAGACCTAAAAGGCCCTCAGTTCCTGCATATCATGACCAAGAAAGGCAAAGGCTACGAGCCAGCTGAAAAAGATCCTATTGGCTACCACGGCGTACCTAAATTCGATCCTGCACATTCAAGTCTGCCTAAGAGCACCAGCTCTAAACCAACTTTCTCTAAGATTTTTGGCGACTTCCTGTGTGATATGGCCGCGCAAGATCCTAAGCTGATGGCGATCACGCCAGCAATGCGTGAAGGTTCTGGCATGGTACGTTTCTCTAAAGAATACCCAGAACAGTACTTCGATGTAGCGATCGCTGAGCAACACGCAGTGACGCTAGCAACCGGTATGGCGATTGCGGGTGATAAGCCAATTGTGGCTATCTACTCGACTTTCCTACAACGTGGCTACGATCAACTGATCCACGATGTTGCCATCATGGATCTACCCGTTATGTTCGCTATTGACCGTGCGGGTCTTGTCGGTGCCGATGGTCAAACACACCAAGGTGCGTTCGACTTAAGCTTTATGCGCTGCATTCCAAACATGGTGATCATGGCGCCAAGCGACGAAAACGAATGTCGCCAAATGCTGTACACTGGCCACCAGCACACAGGTCCAAGTGCCGTTCGTTACCCTCGTGGTAATGGTATGGGTACAGAGATTCAAAGTGAGTTTACTGCGCTTGAGATTGGTAAAGGTCGTATCGTTCGCGAAAGCAAAAAAGCAAAAGATGGCTCGAAAGTCGCTATTCTTAGCTTTGGTACTTTCCTTGAAAGTGCACTTCAAACGGCTGACGCTATCGATGCGACAGTTGCTGATATGCGTTTTGTGAAACCCCTCGATAAAGCTCTGATCAAACAACTTGCTGCTGACCACGATGTACTTGTGACAATCGAAGAAAACGCGATTGCAGGTGGTGCGGGCGCGGGAGTGATTGAATTCTTGATGCAAGAAAAGCTACTGATGCCAGTATTGAACCTTGGTCTACCAGACAAGTTTATTGCTCAAGGTACTCAAGACGAGCTGCATGAAGAGCTTGGCTTAGATGCTAAAGGGATTGAGCAATCAATCGCGGCTTATCTAGCTAAGTAA
- the nrdR gene encoding transcriptional regulator NrdR yields MHCPFCSENDTKVIDSRLVADGHQVRRRRQCLACSERFTTFESAELVMPKVIKSNGNREPFNEDKMVGGVQRALEKRPVSADAIELAISTIKSQLRATGEREVSSEMIGNLVMGQLKELDKVAYIRFASVYRSFEDIREFGEEIAKLED; encoded by the coding sequence ATGCATTGTCCTTTTTGTTCAGAGAACGACACTAAAGTAATCGATTCAAGACTGGTAGCCGATGGCCATCAGGTTCGTCGCCGCCGTCAATGCCTTGCATGTAGTGAACGTTTTACTACGTTCGAATCGGCAGAACTTGTGATGCCTAAAGTCATAAAGTCGAATGGAAACCGCGAACCATTTAATGAAGATAAAATGGTGGGTGGCGTACAGCGCGCCCTAGAAAAACGCCCAGTGAGTGCTGATGCCATTGAACTTGCAATCAGTACGATTAAGTCACAACTCCGTGCAACTGGTGAGCGTGAAGTATCAAGCGAGATGATTGGTAATCTTGTCATGGGCCAATTGAAAGAATTGGACAAAGTGGCGTATATCCGTTTCGCCTCTGTTTACCGCAGCTTTGAAGACATTCGAGAGTTTGGCGAAGAAATCGCTAAATTAGAGGATTAA
- a CDS encoding riboflavin synthase: protein MFTGIVEAVGTLSAITPRGEDITVTVNVGKLDMADVQLGDSIATNGVCLTVVEFNDHSYSADLSLETLKKTGFVDYQAGDKVNLEKAMLPTTRFGGHIVSGHVDGVGEIVERNQVGRAIEFWVEMPAEISKYVAQKGSVTVDGISLTVNDLRKNAFKLTIVPHTSSETTIDQFNVGRKVNLEVDVLARYMERLLQGQQQESEPESRLTMEFLQQNGFA, encoded by the coding sequence ATGTTTACAGGAATTGTAGAAGCCGTAGGTACATTGAGTGCAATCACTCCCCGCGGAGAAGACATCACCGTAACGGTTAACGTGGGTAAGCTTGATATGGCTGACGTTCAGTTAGGCGACAGTATCGCGACCAATGGTGTGTGTTTGACGGTTGTTGAGTTCAACGACCACAGCTACAGTGCTGACCTTTCGCTTGAGACCCTGAAAAAAACGGGTTTTGTCGATTACCAAGCGGGCGACAAAGTTAATCTTGAGAAAGCAATGCTACCAACCACGCGTTTCGGTGGACACATCGTGTCTGGTCACGTTGATGGTGTGGGTGAGATTGTTGAACGTAACCAAGTCGGTCGTGCGATTGAGTTCTGGGTAGAAATGCCAGCAGAAATCTCAAAATACGTGGCTCAAAAAGGTTCAGTAACGGTTGATGGTATTAGCTTGACTGTAAACGATTTACGTAAGAACGCATTCAAGCTGACTATCGTTCCTCACACCTCTTCTGAAACCACCATCGACCAATTCAATGTCGGTCGTAAAGTGAATCTAGAAGTCGATGTGTTAGCACGCTATATGGAGCGTCTACTTCAAGGCCAACAGCAAGAGTCTGAGCCTGAATCTCGATTGACGATGGAATTCTTACAGCAGAATGGTTTTGCCTAA
- the pgpA gene encoding phosphatidylglycerophosphatase A, with the protein MTNPLSAISLKNPWHLLATGFGSGLSPIIPGTMGTLASIPFYLLLVQLPFPIYVILVVVSCIIGIKICQVTSDDMGVHDHGSIVWDEFAGFWITMGLVPLLGIPVNDWKWLFAGFVLFRFFDMVKPWPIGWLDKRVHGGLGIMIDDIVAGIMAAISLYAVAHFSGWLV; encoded by the coding sequence ATGACAAATCCACTTTCTGCAATCTCTCTTAAAAACCCTTGGCATTTATTGGCAACAGGGTTTGGCAGTGGCTTATCGCCTATTATTCCCGGCACCATGGGCACGCTTGCGTCGATCCCATTTTATCTATTACTGGTTCAGTTACCTTTCCCTATTTATGTCATCCTTGTGGTTGTGAGCTGCATTATTGGTATCAAAATATGCCAAGTGACCTCTGATGACATGGGCGTGCACGATCACGGCTCTATTGTGTGGGATGAGTTTGCTGGCTTTTGGATCACCATGGGCCTAGTGCCGTTGTTGGGTATTCCTGTTAATGATTGGAAATGGCTATTCGCTGGCTTTGTTCTGTTTCGTTTTTTCGATATGGTAAAGCCTTGGCCAATTGGTTGGTTAGACAAGCGAGTTCACGGCGGCTTAGGTATCATGATTGATGATATCGTGGCGGGTATTATGGCGGCGATTTCGCTGTATGCTGTGGCTCATTTTTCAGGCTGGCTTGTTTAA
- the thiL gene encoding thiamine-phosphate kinase has product MSGEFNLIEKYFVNRQPQRKDVHLAAGDDCALVKAPSNVQIAISTDTLVAGTHFLAEANPAWVAHKALASNISDLAAMGATPAWVSFALTMPEVDEAWLAPFCDSFFKLADYFGIQLIGGDTTKGPLSLTLTVQGFVPEGRALRRDGAKVGDWIYATGNLGDSKAGLEVILDPEQNKAKPYARELEERHYLSTPRVLAGQALVNLASSAIDISDGVIADLKHILKRSQVGASIDVSTLPISAELRQFSSDIASAQQYALTSGEEYELCFTVPEENKGSLESALSHTGTKVTCIGQIRPVEYFELHNNGEPLSWNLTGYDHFKVN; this is encoded by the coding sequence ATGTCTGGCGAATTTAACCTGATTGAAAAATATTTTGTAAATCGACAACCACAACGTAAAGACGTACACCTGGCAGCGGGCGATGACTGTGCTTTGGTCAAAGCGCCAAGCAATGTTCAGATTGCGATCAGTACGGACACCTTAGTGGCGGGCACTCACTTCTTAGCGGAAGCAAACCCAGCTTGGGTGGCACACAAAGCCTTGGCTTCGAACATCAGTGATCTTGCGGCTATGGGCGCGACGCCTGCTTGGGTTTCGTTTGCGTTAACCATGCCTGAAGTCGATGAAGCGTGGCTTGCCCCATTTTGTGATTCTTTTTTCAAACTTGCAGACTATTTTGGTATTCAACTAATCGGTGGTGACACGACCAAAGGGCCGCTGAGTTTAACGCTTACTGTGCAGGGCTTTGTACCTGAGGGTCGAGCACTACGCAGAGATGGCGCGAAAGTGGGTGACTGGATTTACGCAACGGGTAACTTAGGCGACAGCAAAGCGGGCCTAGAGGTGATATTAGACCCAGAACAGAACAAAGCTAAGCCTTATGCGCGAGAGCTTGAAGAGAGGCACTACCTGAGCACTCCGCGAGTTTTGGCTGGTCAGGCACTGGTGAACCTTGCTTCGTCTGCCATTGATATCTCTGATGGTGTTATTGCTGATTTAAAACACATCCTTAAGCGTTCTCAGGTCGGTGCCAGCATTGATGTGAGCACGTTACCTATCTCCGCTGAATTACGTCAATTCTCTTCTGATATCGCTTCTGCGCAGCAGTATGCGCTCACCAGTGGTGAAGAGTACGAACTCTGCTTTACCGTGCCGGAAGAAAATAAAGGTTCATTGGAAAGTGCTTTGTCACACACTGGAACAAAAGTCACCTGCATTGGCCAGATAAGACCTGTAGAATATTTTGAATTACACAATAATGGTGAACCACTAAGCTGGAACTTAACTGGTTACGATCACTTTAAGGTTAATTGA
- the xseB gene encoding exodeoxyribonuclease VII small subunit, giving the protein MATKKPENMSFEAAIEELDGLVDQLENGDLALDDALKKFERGISLARAGQSKLNDAEQRVSILLQNDENAELSDFNPQPE; this is encoded by the coding sequence ATGGCTACTAAGAAACCTGAAAATATGAGCTTTGAAGCGGCTATCGAAGAGCTTGATGGCTTGGTTGATCAACTAGAAAATGGTGATCTAGCTTTAGATGATGCGCTGAAAAAATTCGAACGAGGCATCTCCCTCGCTCGTGCTGGTCAAAGTAAACTAAACGACGCTGAACAGCGTGTTAGCATCCTACTGCAAAATGATGAAAATGCAGAACTTAGTGACTTTAACCCACAACCTGAATAA
- the ribD gene encoding bifunctional diaminohydroxyphosphoribosylaminopyrimidine deaminase/5-amino-6-(5-phosphoribosylamino)uracil reductase RibD: MMSRAIQLAKRGIYTTAPNPNVGCVIVQTDGQIVGEGFHAKAGEPHAEVHAMRMAGDKAKGATAYVTLEPCSHYGRTPPCAEGLIKAQVAKVICAMQDPNPKVAGRGIKMLRDAGIEVEIGLLEQDALDLNPAFIKRMQTGMPFVQLKMAASLDGQTALENGQSQWITSPEARRDVQHYRAKSGAVLSTSQTVIEDNASLNVRWAELPSSIKDHYAEDELRQPIRVILDRQNQLRPELKLYQSPTSVLRVAEASADIEVVTTDAGQLDLHDLMRQLPANHIDHIWVEAGATLAKSLIEAQLVDELILYLAPKLMGSDGRGLMGALGLTSMSDVIDLEIKDVRQVGVDIRIVAKPIITKPIVTNQ, from the coding sequence ATGATGTCGCGTGCTATTCAGTTAGCGAAACGCGGCATTTACACCACAGCACCAAACCCGAATGTGGGTTGTGTTATTGTACAAACTGATGGCCAGATCGTTGGTGAAGGGTTTCACGCTAAAGCGGGTGAACCTCATGCTGAAGTACATGCCATGCGAATGGCGGGCGACAAAGCAAAAGGTGCGACTGCTTATGTCACGCTAGAACCTTGTTCTCATTACGGTCGAACGCCGCCTTGTGCTGAAGGTTTGATTAAGGCTCAAGTGGCCAAAGTCATTTGTGCCATGCAGGACCCAAATCCAAAAGTAGCCGGTCGTGGTATCAAAATGCTGCGTGATGCGGGTATTGAGGTTGAAATCGGTTTGTTAGAGCAAGACGCTCTCGACTTGAACCCTGCATTTATCAAACGTATGCAAACCGGTATGCCATTCGTTCAGTTGAAGATGGCGGCTAGCCTTGATGGCCAAACAGCATTAGAAAATGGTCAAAGCCAGTGGATTACATCGCCAGAAGCGCGTCGTGATGTTCAGCATTATCGAGCAAAATCAGGTGCGGTGTTATCAACCAGCCAGACGGTGATTGAAGACAACGCGTCGTTGAATGTTCGTTGGGCAGAGTTGCCAAGCAGTATCAAAGATCATTATGCTGAAGACGAGCTACGACAGCCGATTCGCGTGATTCTTGATCGTCAAAATCAACTGCGTCCTGAGCTAAAATTATATCAGTCGCCAACATCAGTGTTGAGAGTAGCCGAAGCGTCTGCTGATATTGAAGTCGTTACCACGGATGCAGGTCAGCTCGATTTACACGATCTGATGCGTCAATTACCTGCGAATCATATCGACCATATTTGGGTCGAAGCGGGCGCTACATTAGCAAAAAGCTTGATTGAAGCGCAGCTGGTGGATGAGCTAATCCTCTATTTAGCTCCTAAACTTATGGGTAGTGACGGACGAGGTTTGATGGGCGCGTTAGGGCTCACTTCAATGTCCGACGTTATTGACCTAGAAATTAAAGATGTTCGACAAGTTGGCGTGGATATTCGTATTGTTGCGAAACCTATTATCACGAAACCTATTGTGACTAACCAATAG
- the ribH gene encoding 6,7-dimethyl-8-ribityllumazine synthase yields MKVIEGGFPAPNAKIAIVIARFNSFINESLLSGAIDTLKRHGQVSEDSITVVRCPGAVELPLVAQRVAKTGKFDAIVSLGTVIRGGTPHFDYVCSECNKGLAQVSLEFSLPVAFGVLTVDTIDQAIERAGTKAGNKGAEAALSALEMINVLSEIDS; encoded by the coding sequence ATGAAAGTGATCGAGGGTGGCTTCCCAGCGCCAAATGCAAAAATTGCTATCGTTATTGCTCGTTTCAACAGTTTTATTAACGAAAGTTTACTTTCTGGTGCAATCGATACTTTAAAGCGTCATGGACAAGTAAGCGAAGACAGCATCACTGTTGTTCGTTGCCCTGGTGCAGTAGAACTTCCACTTGTAGCGCAGCGCGTTGCAAAAACGGGTAAGTTCGATGCGATTGTATCTCTTGGTACAGTAATCCGTGGCGGTACACCTCACTTTGACTATGTTTGTAGTGAATGTAATAAAGGTTTGGCACAAGTGTCTCTGGAATTTTCTCTTCCAGTAGCGTTTGGTGTTCTTACTGTTGATACGATCGATCAAGCTATTGAACGCGCAGGAACCAAGGCTGGTAATAAGGGTGCAGAAGCAGCACTTAGCGCACTTGAGATGATCAACGTTCTTTCTGAAATCGATTCCTAA
- the pomA gene encoding flagellar motor protein PomA: MDLATLIGLIGGFAFVIMAMILGGSLGMFYDTTSILIVVGGSTFVVLMKFTMGQFFGATKIAGKAFMFKADEPEDLIAKVVEMADAARKGGFLALEEMEISNSFMQKGIDLLVDGHDGDVVRAALQKDIALTTERHEQGAKVFSAFGDVAPAMGMIGTLVGLVAMLSNMDDPKAIGPAMAVALLTTLYGAILSNMVFFPIADKLALRRDQETLNRRLVMDGVLAIQDGQNPRVIDGYLKSYLNEGKRSLDGETD; the protein is encoded by the coding sequence GTGGATTTAGCAACCCTAATAGGTTTGATTGGTGGATTTGCCTTTGTAATCATGGCAATGATCCTAGGTGGAAGCCTCGGGATGTTCTATGACACCACATCCATTTTGATCGTGGTTGGTGGTTCAACGTTTGTTGTTCTGATGAAGTTCACCATGGGACAATTCTTTGGAGCAACCAAAATCGCTGGCAAAGCATTTATGTTTAAAGCTGACGAGCCTGAAGATCTTATCGCTAAAGTTGTAGAGATGGCTGATGCAGCACGTAAAGGTGGTTTCTTAGCACTCGAAGAGATGGAAATCAGTAACAGTTTCATGCAAAAGGGGATCGATCTATTAGTCGATGGCCATGATGGTGATGTAGTGCGTGCGGCATTGCAAAAAGACATCGCGTTAACTACAGAGCGTCACGAGCAGGGTGCGAAAGTGTTCTCTGCATTCGGTGATGTTGCCCCTGCGATGGGTATGATCGGTACCTTGGTTGGTCTTGTTGCGATGCTTTCAAACATGGATGATCCTAAAGCGATCGGTCCTGCGATGGCGGTTGCACTTTTAACTACTCTGTATGGTGCGATTCTTTCGAACATGGTGTTCTTCCCAATCGCAGACAAGCTTGCACTACGTCGTGATCAAGAGACGCTCAACCGTCGCTTGGTAATGGACGGTGTGCTAGCCATTCAAGATGGCCAAAACCCACGAGTGATTGACGGTTACCTGAAGAGTTACCTGAACGAAGGTAAGCGTAGTCTTGATGGTGAAACTGATTAA
- the ribBA gene encoding bifunctional 3,4-dihydroxy-2-butanone-4-phosphate synthase/GTP cyclohydrolase II, translating into MPISTPQEIIEDIRLGKMVILMDDEDRENEGDLIMAAEHVTPEAINFMAMYGRGLICLTLTKERSNRMGLAPMVQDNNAQYTTNFTVSIEAAEGVTTGISASDRAVTVQAAVARDAKAADLVQPGHIFPLTAQEGGVLTRAGHTEAGCDLARLAGCEPASVIVEILNDDGTMARRPDLEVFAEKHDIKLGTIADLIEYRNNTETTIERVAQCHLPTEFGDFELVTYRDTIDNQIHYAMQKGDLSEGAPLVRVHLHDTFTDLLHSDRGTERSWSLDKAMKRIGDEGGVLVILGNEESSDSLIHKVKTFEAQDKNEQPKMAKKQGTSRRVGVGSQILQDLGVHDMRLLSSSTKRYHALGGFGLNVVEYVCE; encoded by the coding sequence ATGCCAATTAGTACTCCTCAAGAAATTATTGAAGACATTCGCCTAGGAAAAATGGTTATCCTGATGGATGATGAAGATCGCGAGAATGAAGGCGATCTGATCATGGCAGCAGAACATGTTACGCCAGAAGCCATTAACTTCATGGCGATGTATGGTCGTGGCTTAATTTGTCTAACATTGACGAAAGAGCGTTCAAATCGCATGGGTCTAGCGCCTATGGTTCAAGACAACAATGCTCAATACACGACGAACTTTACGGTTTCAATTGAAGCTGCTGAAGGTGTGACAACGGGTATTTCTGCATCAGACCGCGCTGTTACCGTTCAAGCGGCTGTGGCAAGAGACGCAAAAGCGGCGGACCTTGTTCAGCCGGGTCATATTTTCCCGCTGACCGCACAAGAAGGCGGTGTGTTAACTCGCGCGGGTCATACAGAAGCAGGTTGTGATTTAGCTCGTCTAGCAGGCTGTGAGCCAGCATCTGTTATTGTTGAGATCCTAAATGACGATGGCACCATGGCACGTCGCCCTGATCTTGAAGTGTTCGCTGAAAAACACGATATCAAACTAGGCACCATTGCTGACTTGATTGAATACCGCAATAACACAGAAACGACAATTGAGCGTGTTGCACAGTGCCACTTGCCAACCGAGTTTGGTGATTTTGAGCTTGTGACTTACCGCGATACGATTGATAACCAGATCCACTACGCGATGCAAAAAGGTGACCTGTCTGAAGGTGCTCCTTTAGTGCGTGTTCACCTGCATGATACGTTTACCGATCTGCTTCATTCCGACCGCGGTACTGAGCGCAGCTGGTCGCTAGATAAAGCGATGAAGCGCATTGGCGACGAAGGCGGTGTGTTGGTTATTCTAGGTAACGAAGAGTCGTCTGATTCTTTGATCCACAAAGTGAAGACGTTCGAAGCTCAAGATAAAAATGAGCAACCGAAAATGGCTAAGAAGCAAGGTACCTCTCGCCGTGTTGGTGTAGGCTCTCAGATTCTTCAAGATCTAGGCGTTCACGATATGCGCCTGCTTTCTTCAAGCACTAAGCGTTACCATGCACTTGGTGGTTTTGGTCTTAACGTTGTTGAGTACGTTTGCGAATAA
- a CDS encoding putative quinol monooxygenase codes for MSKKVYCIAQFQPKEGKLNELFEVLKSLEPNTLREDGCIQYTVTRHIQSPFAEGQSFPIAFNEIWTDNEAFEAHCQRREIQQFFQEQCVDETGLVENFNVAIYSDEPENYDAPVLKPCC; via the coding sequence ATGTCTAAGAAGGTTTACTGTATCGCTCAATTTCAGCCAAAAGAAGGCAAACTGAACGAACTGTTTGAAGTTTTAAAATCACTAGAGCCAAACACTCTGCGTGAAGATGGTTGTATTCAATACACGGTGACTCGTCACATTCAGAGCCCGTTTGCTGAAGGTCAGAGTTTCCCGATTGCTTTCAATGAGATCTGGACGGACAACGAAGCGTTTGAAGCGCATTGCCAACGTCGTGAGATTCAACAGTTCTTCCAAGAGCAGTGTGTTGATGAGACAGGCTTGGTTGAGAACTTCAACGTTGCTATCTACTCTGATGAACCAGAGAACTATGACGCGCCAGTGCTTAAGCCTTGTTGCTAA